CACACAGCGCCGGCAAGTAATGCAGCACGCCCGCCGCCCAGTGCTGGCCGAGGGTCGACAAGCCATTGCTGGTGCCGGCGTCGTACAACATCGGCTGCCCGGCCAGATCCAGCAGGCTGACGTGCAGATGCACGCCGTTACACACCGCATTGGCGGCGGTCTTCGGCGCAAAGCTCAGATCCAGGCCCATCTGCCGGGCGATTTCGCGGGTGATCTCGCGCACGTTTACGGCGCGATCTGCCGCCGCCACGCCGAGGGTCGGGCGGCAGGTGATTTCGTATTGATGCTTGCCGTATTCGGGCAGGAACATTTCCGGTTCGACACCACCGGCGCGCAACGCACTCAGCAGCCAGCCACCGAATTCCGCGCCCTGGCGCTGGGACTCGAGGGAGAACGCCAGGTGTTCGGCAAAACCGGCGTGCAGATTGAATTCGTGCTCGAACGCGGCGTTGACCTGCAGCCCGAGCTGATCGCGATAACGCTCGATTTCATCGCTCAGCAGTGTGCGCGGGCAGGCGCCCCACGGGCGGCCGTCGGTTTCGCGGATGTCGCCGTGGATGAAATCCAGCGCCGGGGCGGCGGCGTCCGGGCCGTTGCCGACGGTGACGCGGCTGGCGAGGTCGGGAATCAGCCGCAGATCGCCATAGGCGCCCCACGGGTTGGTCGAGGCGATGATGTCCTGCGGCGTCAGCGCACTGTTGGCCGGCACCCAGCCGCAGCCGGCCGCTTGATAGTGTTCCAGCTCATCGGTGGGAAACGAGCGGCCCCGGGTGATGCCGATCAGGTCGGTTGTGACGATGGTGGTCATCGGCAGCGGCGACAGGCGTTCGCTCATGGCTGCATCTCCCGCAGACGACCAAGGACGGTGTCGGTGTCGGTGATCCAGCAATAGCCCTTGATCGCGTTCAGGCAGGCGTCGTGGCGTGCCTCGGTGTAAGTCGCGCAGGCGTCCGCCACCAGAGTCACCAGATAACCCCGGTCGGCAGCGTCGCGCACGGCCATGTCCACGCATTGGTCGGTGACGATGCCGGCGATGATCAGGTGGCGGGTTTCGAGGTTGCGCAGCACGTAGTCGATGTTGGTCGAGTTGAAGACCCCGGAGGAGGTCTTCGGCAGCACGATTTCGTTTTCTGCCGGGGTCAATTCAGCGATGACCTGTGCCTGCGGGCTGCCCTTGGGCAGGTGCATGTCCGACAGTTTGTGATCCAGCGAGCGGTCGCGGCCGTCGGCTGTCAGGCTTTCGATCAGGGTGTGCAGCACATTCTGCCGTGCGTCGCGGAAGGCGTTGAGCAGACGGACCTGATTGGGCACCACTTGCGAGCGTGTGCGATTGAGGAAGTACGCGGCGTCCGGGCCTTCGAGGTGCGGGTCAAACTGCGGTTCGAGCCAGGCACGCTGCATGTCCACCAGCAACAGCGCGGTGTGGTCGGTGACAAACGGCAGGTCCCGCGGCGAGCGGTGGGGAAGGCTGAACATCCTTATTTATCCTCCAGCAAGTGGGTGTCGAAGTCGTTGCGCAGGGCATCGATGCCTTCCAGGCGATCGGCCAGGTCCGGGCTGCGCAGGGTCAGGCAAGCAATCAGCGCTTCGACCTGAGCCAGCGCCGGGACCATGGTGTCGAACGGCGAAGCCGATTCCACCGGGGCGCTGATGATCATGTCCGCCAGTTCGCGCAGCGGCGAGGCGTAGATGTCGGTGAACAGCACGACGCGAGCATTGTTGTTCTTGGCCGCAGTGGCCACGCGCAGGGCCTGGGTCTGGTAGCGGCGATAGTCGAACACCAGCACCACGTCCTGGCGTTGCAGGTCGAACAGACGATCCGGCAGTTGCGCGTTGTCCTCCAGCGCGAAACAGCCGGGGCGCAGCAGACGCAAGTGATTGAGCAGATAGGTGGCCATCAGGCTGCTGAAGCGCCCACCGAAGCAGTAGACCTGATGGCGCGTGTCGAGCAGCCATTGCGCGAGAATCCGCACGTCTTCGGGTTGGGTCAGGGCCTGGGTTTCCGCCAGCAGGTTGTGGCTGTGGGCCAGATAATGGCTCCAGGCGTCGTCCTGGTTCAGGTTCGAGCGGGGTTGCAACAGCGTGCGTGGCGAGCGCAGGCGATGGTCCATGTCACTGAGCAGCGCGTCCTGAAATTCGGCGTAACCGCCAAAACCGAGTTTTTTTACCAGACGCACGATGGTCGGATCGCTGACGCCGGCGTGCTCGGCCAGCCGCGCCATCGGGCCTAGCCCGTTGCGCGGGTACTGATCGAGCAAGGCCCGGACGACTTTGCGCTCTGATGGCGTAAGGTCCAGGCCGGGATCAGTAATCAGGTCTCTGAGAGGGGGCATCCGGGCTCCTGCTGGATGGGGTGTTGGATTCGCTTCACAATCCGTTAAAACAGTATTTATGTAACTGACGTTACATGTCTAGTGAATTTTCCGCAGCGTCCGTGCAGCCCCAAAATGGGGCGAGATGCCCGTGTAGCAAGGGCTACACGTCTGTCGATCGTTCGTGTAGTCCATTGCCCATTGTCGCGTCAGACATTGCCGCTTTGTTGAGGGTGGTCAATTGAATGGTGTTGCCCTGAACCCTCCGGTTTACGGCACAATTGCTGCCCTGTCGGCACTTCGCCGGGTGTTTTTTTACCTTCTGACTGAGTGACTCATTGTGCAAGCCACCCGTTTGACCTTGATTTGCCACGCCAGAACCGTCTCACAGAAATTGGCGCGTTTTCCTACGAACGAAGCTGTTGAAGAAAGCGCTGTAGCGTCTGACTCGCTGGCTGCTCGGTTCGGGTTACCGCGTCGTTTGATCTGCGGCCCGGAATTGCGCACGCGTCAAACTGCTCAATGGTTCGGTGATGATGCGCAGGTTGATGAGGCCTTGCGCGATTGCGATTGGGGGCGTTGGCAGGGGCAAGCGATCAAGGACCTGCAGCGCAATGAGCCCGAAGCGCTGCAAGCCTGGCTCGAAGATCCCGCCGCCGCGCCCCATGGCGGAGAGTCGGTGGCACAACTCGGTGAACGGGTGGCTGCATGGCTGGCAACCCTGCAAACCACGCCGGGTCATGTCGTGGCCGTCACGCATCCGTTCATCATTCGGGCGGCGCTGATGCAGGTCATGCAGGGCCAGGCCTTCCACAGCATCGATGTCGAGCCGTTGGCGGTGGTCGAGTTGAGTTTCTTCGGGCGCTGGCGGCTACGCTTGCCCGGAATCGATCTTGAAGGAATCCGCACATGAAGCGATTGCTGGTCATCGGCATTGGCGCCGGCAACCCCGACTACATCACGATGCAGGCGGTGAAGGCGCTCAATCAGGTCGACGTGTTTTTCCTGATGGACAAGGGCCAGAGCAAGGACAAGTTGATCGACCTGCGTCGCGAAATCTGTGAGCGCTACATCACCGATCGTACCTACCGTTTCGCCGAAGCCCACAGCCCGGAGCGCGAGCGTGGCGATGTGGACTACAACGCCAGCGTCGATGATCTGAACCGCGCCAAGCAGCAAACTTTCGAACGCCTGATCAATGACGAATTGGCCGACGGGCAGTGCGGCGGTTTTCTGGTGTGGGGCGATCCGGCGCTGTACGACAGTACGATTCGCATCCTTCAGGCGATTCTGGCCTCAGGGCGATGCGCGTTCGAATTCGACGTGATCCCCGGCATCACCAGCGTTCAGGCCCTGGCGGCGCAGCACAAGGTGCCGCTGAACACCATCGGCCACTCGATTGAAATCACCACCGGCCGACGCCTGGGGGCGGGGCAGGTGAGTGATACCGACAGTCTGGTGGTGATGCTCGATGCCGAAGATTCCTACCATCGGGTGGCGAATCAGGAAACCGAGATTTACTGGGGGGCCTACCTCGGCACGCCGGATGAGATCCTGATCAGCGGCAAGCTCAGTGATGTCGCCGATGAAATCGAGCGGGTGCGCAAGGCGGCGCGGGCCGAGCATGGCTGGATCATGGACACTTATCTGTTGCGCAAGCCTTGACCTCGCGACCAAAACGCTCGCGATACACCGATGGTGGCAACCCGACCACGCTGCGAAACGCCACGCGAAAGCTTTCCACCGAACGATAACCGCAGCGCTGGGCGATCTGCTCGGTGTTCTGCGGTGTGCTTTCCAGCAACTCCCGGGCCCGGGCCAGACGCTCGTGCTGCAGCCAGGCCTTGGGTGACTGGCCGCTGGCTTCGGTAAATTTGCGCAGGAAGGTGCGTTCGCTCATTGCCGCTTCGCTGGCCAGGTCGCGCACTTCCAGTGGTTCATGCAAGCGCTCGCGGGCCCATTGCATGACCCGCGACAAATCACTGCGCGGGGTCGGGCTGACCGGTGTCGGAATGAATTGCGCCTGACCGCCGGTGCGTTGCGGCGACATCACCAGCCGCCGCGCCACCGAGTTGGCCACCTGAGTGCCGAAGTCCCGTGCCACCAGATGCAGGCAGGCGTCGATCCCCGCCGCACTGCCGGCCGAAGTGATCAACTGGCCGGAATCGACGTAAAGCACATCCGGGTCGACATCGATGGCCGGGAAGCGCTCGGCCAACTCCGAGGTGTAGCGCCAATGGGTGGTGGCGCCATGCCCGTCGAGCAGCCCGCTGGCTGCCAAAACAAACACGCCCGAGCAGATCGACAGCAACCGGGCGCCACGCGAATGGGCATCACGCAATGCTTCAAGCAATGCCTCCGGCACCGGCGCGCTGCGGTCGCGCCAACCGGGAATGATGATGGTGCGCGCCTGCGCCAGCAGCTCCAGACCGCCATCGGCCAGCACCTGAATCCCGCCCATGGCGCGCATCGGGCCTTGATCGACCGCCGCGATACAGTGTTCGTACCACGGGAATTCGAACTCCGGCCGGGCGAGGCCGAAGATCTCCACGGCGATGCCGAACTCGAATGTGCAGAGGCCGTCATAGGCCAGAATCGCGACCAGTCCAGGTGAATCAGGCATTTGGCGGAAACTTCCCGGTGAGTGTCTTGTGCGCCACTGTAGCGGCAAGCGGCGGCCCGATAAAGTCTGTTCATCCCTTCACAGACGTAGGAGCAACACAACATGCCCAGCCTGGTTCGCGAAATTCCTGCCGCTCCGTCGGCGATTGCCCTGATGCACTTCAGCAACCGTCTGACCTTCGAAACCGATTGTTCCGACGTCTTCAACAGCCAAGAGGCCGGTGAGGTCGACTTCGTTCTGGTGGACGTGCGCGGGCCGCTGGCCTTCGAGCGCGGCCATGTGCCAGGGGCAATTAACATTCCCGGGCGTTTGCTGACGGCGGAAGGGTTGGCGGATTACTCGAAAAATACACTTTTCGTGGTGTATTGCGCGGGTCCCCACTGCAACGGCGCCAACAAGGCCGCAGTGAAACTGGCGGCGCTGGGTTATCCGGTCAAGGAGATGATCGGCGGGGTGACCGGCTGGCTCGATGAGGGCTTCGAGTTGAGTGTCGCGGCATCGCAAGCCGCGACCCATCCGATTGCCTGTGATTGCTGATATTCAGTGCGTTGCCGCCCTCGGCGGCAACTTTTAACGGCTTTGTCCTACAACCCTTGCACCGCTCTGGCGCACACTTTTCCTACGTGATGGCACTCGCCGATTTTCTGTAAGTATTTGTCGCTTAAACACAATTTGCCCCGTGCGCGCCGCCATAGACTGCCGGCCACTTCGGTTTCTTTGCGCTCCATAGCCCAAGGCCGAACCTGACAATCGAAAGCTGCCAATAAAAGCCTCCGCACACGGGAGTAATAAATGAAAAAGCTGGTTATGTTCGGTGCCCTGGCACTGTCGATGTTGTCCCTGACCGCCGTGGCCGAAGACGCCAAACCGATCCGTATCGGTATCGAAGCCGGTTACCCGCCATTCTCGATGAAAACCCCTGACGGCAAACTGGCCGGTTTCGACGTGGACATCGGTGATGCGCTGTGTGAGCAGATGAAAGTCAAATGCACCTGGGTCGAGCAAGAGTTCGACGGCCTGATCCCGGCGCTGAAAGTGAAGAAGATCGACGCGATTCTGTCCTCGATGACCATCACTGACGACCGCAAGAAAAACGTCGATTTCACCATCAAGTACTACCACACCCCGGCGCGCTTCGTGATGAAGGCAGGCTCCGGCGTGAAAGACCCGCTGGTCGAGCTCAAAGGCAAGAAAGTCGGCGTGCTGCGCGCCAGTACCCACGACCGCTACGCCACCGAAGTGCTGGTACCGGCCGGGATCGAACTGGTGCGTTACGGCTCGCAGCAGGAAGCCAACCTGGACATGGTGTCCGGTCGTATCGACGCGATGCTGGCCGACTCGGTCAACCTGAGCGACGGTTTCCTGAAAACCGACGCCGGCAAAGGCTTCGAATTCGTTGGCCCGACCTACGAAGACGCCAAATACTTCGGCGGTGGCGCCGGTATTGCCGTGCGTAAAGGAGATACCGAGCTGGCAGAGAAATTCAACACCGCCATCAACGAAATCCGCGCCAACGGCAAGTACAAGCAAGTGCAGGACAAGTACTTCGACTTTGACGTGTACGGCCATTAATACGCCGTAGAAAAAAGTGGCCCCGTTGACGCGGTGGCCACTTTTTTTTCGCCTGTGATTTATCCTGTCAGCACATTTTCAATGCAGTCGCTGTCTGGCAGCGACTACAGAATTTCCGGAGTTCCCCCATGCAACGCATCGATTATGTTCTGCCCTGGAGCCACCTGGGCAGCGAACGTTCCCTCAGCGTCTTCCGTTACGGCGCCGGCCCGCGCAAGGTCTACATCCAGGCCAGCCTGCACGCCGATGAACTGCCGGGCATGCGCACCGCGTGGGAACTGAAAAAACGCTTGGCCGAGCTGGAAAGCAACGGTCAGTTGCAAGGCGTGATTGAACTGGTGCCGGTGGCCAACCCGATCGGTCTCGATCAACACCTGCAAGGCAGTCACATGGGCCGTTTCGAACTGGCGAGCGGCAAGAACTTCAACCGCGCCTTCGTCGAACTCAGTACCCCGGTAGCGGCACGCATCGGCGACCAGCTTGGCAGCAATGCCGAGGCCAACATCGCGTTGATCCGCCAGACCATGGGCCTGGTACTCGACGAACTGCCGGCCCCGGCTTCGCAACTGGAAGCGCTGCATCGCCTGTTGCTGCGCCATGCCTGTGAGGCCGATATCACACTGGACCTGCACTGCGATTTCGACGCGGCGATTCACATTTATGCGCTGCCGCAACACTGGCCGCAGTGGCAATCCCTGGCCGCGCGCCTGAAGGCTGGCGTGGCGTTGTTGTGCGAAGACTCCGGCGGCAGTTCGTTCGACGAGTCGTGCTCCACGCCGTGGTTGCGTCTGGCGCGGCTGTTCCCGGCGGCGGCGATCCCGCCGGCCAACCTCGCCACCACCCTGGAGCTGGGCAGCATGGGCGATACCCGGGTCGATCAGGCCCAGGCCAATTGCGAAGCGATTCTGGGGTTCCTCGCCGAGCAGGGCTTCATCAGCGGCGAATGGCCGAAAGCGCCAGACGAATGCTGTGAAGGCATGCCGTTCGAAGGCACCGAATATCTGTTTGCCCCACACCACGGCGTGGTGAGCTTTCTGCGCGAAGCCGGTGAATGGGTCGAGCGCGGTGATGCGTTGTTCGAAGTGGTCGATCCGTTGCAGGACCGCGTGACCACCGTACGCGCCGGCACCAGCGGCGTGCTTTTTGCCATCGACCGTGGACGTTACACCCAGCCGGGCATCTGGCAGGCGAAAGTGGCGGGGCGCGAGCCGATTCGGGCGGGCAAGCTGATCAACGACTGATGACCCCATCTTCCGGACCACAGTGTTAGGCTCTGCCCCGAACCCTGCACTGTGTGAAGGAAAGCTTATGTTGAAGGTGTTTGCTCTGTTGACCCTGCTGGCGTCCAGCGCCGTCCATGCTCAAACCTCGCTGCAAACCGATCTGCCGCTCAACTACCTGGCCCAGGTTCACCCGGATGCCGAACAGCGTCCGCTGGTGGTGTTCCTGCACGGCTACGGCAGTAACGAAGCCGACCTGATCGGCATGAAATTTCAGCTGCCCAAGCAGTACAACTACCTGTCGGTGCAGGCGCCGATGGCGTTGGGGGAAGGGCGTTTCCAGTGGTTTCGCAAGAAGGGTGACGGTGCCTACAACGGCGAGACCGATGATCTGAAGGATGCCAGCCAGAAGCTGCGGGCCTTTATCGCTGCGGCGGCGCAGAAATATCACGCGCAACCGGACAAGGTGTACCTGATCGGTTTCAGTCAGGGCGCGATGATGACCTACGAGGTTGGCTTGCGGCAGCCGGCGGCGGTCGGTGGCATCGCCGCATTGAGCGGGCGGGTGTTGCCGGTGCTCAAGGGTGAGCTGAAGTCAGCGCAACAGCATCCGCCGTTGGCGATCTTCATCGGCCATGGCACGGCGGATGACCGCGTGCCTTACAGTGGCGCCACGGCCGCCAAAGATCTGTTGGAAAAGCTGGAATACAAACCGCAATTTCATGCCTATCCCGGCGTCGGCCACAGCATCAGCGCGGCCGAGCTTCGGGATTTGAACGACTGGTTGCAGCAACTCAATCCCTGAGCATCACTTTTCCTTGAGGATGGTTTTCACCAGGGCATCGTGACCGCTCTTGTCGCTGGCCCGGGAAATCACCTGGACCAGCGCCATGTGCGTGCCGGAGCCTGCGATCAGCGTGGTGTTGAGGGTCTGGCCACCGCCTTGGGTCGCGGTGCTGTCCACCTGGCGCAGGCCGAGGCCGTTGCCTTTCTGGGTCAGGCTTTTCTCGCTGAGTTTGTTGAAGTCCGGCAGGGCCTTGCGCTGGGCGTCGATGAAGTCGGACACGGTGCCGTCGAGGAACGCGCTGTCGTTATCCTTGACGTTGTTGCTTTCGGGAATCTGGTTTTCGGCGGTGATGACCACCGTCTTGGTCGCGTCGTTGGTGAACATCGTGCCCTTGGCACCGGTCGGGCCGGCCGGCAGCGGGTCGCCGACAAAGCCTTTGGGCAGGACAAAACTGAACTTGCCGTCGAGCATCGAGACTTTCTCGGTGACAGCCTTCTCTTTGGCCTTGGCTGCCTGAGCATTCAGGGCGCCGAAACCGGCCGCCGCCGCCAGCAACAGGACGACGGCTTTCTTGCTAAGCAATGACATTCGAATCTCCGAGGGATGGTCGCGCTTGGGCGGCGATCATCCCATGGTGGCGTTGGTGGACTCCAGTGCGGATTGTCAGGGCGGGCAGGAACCGTTCGTCGGGACTGTCATTTCTGTCAGGTGTGTCGATGGGTTTCGTTCAGGGAAACTAAATGCACCCCTGTCAGACACCGACAGGCATCCAGGAGATACAAGCATGGCTAACGATGAGAAAGTGATCACTGCAAATGGCGCTATGACCCTGATGATCGAGGGGCATACCAATAGCTACGGTAAGGTAGTGGCCTATTACAAGAAAGCTGGCGAATGGATTGAACTGGGCCGGGGAGATGTTGAAGCATGGGAGCCTCGGCCGCCTCATCCGTACAAGATATTGGTACAGAATCCCTCTAAGGATGTTCATGAGATTGTGGTTTGCAGTGACAAGGTAGGGCCTCCACCTCAGGAAACGCAATCACCTACGCTTTATGTGTGACGGATACGGATGCGCCCGGGGGCACTGGGCGCTTTTTTGTCGATTTCTCTAATCGAATTTCGCGTATGAGTTTTACGCAGAGGCTCGGGAAGCGCGTTTCCCCATGACCAGTCGCTTTGTTACGAGCAACATCGCCATGGATACCAATATCCCCACCCCGAATCCCCACCATTCGATCAGCGGTATTGTCAACGCCAACACCAGACAAAACGCCGAAAACGAATACATCCCCGTCGCCGTCGCTCGCAACAACGCAGCGGTGAACGCCGGCCCCCGCGTTTGCTGGGAAAACACCGCCATCACGCTGCCCAGCACCGGGAACACCGCGAGCAATCCGCTCCAACGCTCGCCGACCGTGCTGGCCAGCATCGTCACCACCAGCGTCAACGCCGCACCGGCAATCATCCGCCAGATCAGTTTGTCCGATTTCGGCGCCGGGCCACCGACCACCGGTTGCACCTTGGGAAACAGGTACGGCGCGGCGAGTAGGGCGGTGGCAGCGGCGGCGATG
This genomic window from Pseudomonas kribbensis contains:
- a CDS encoding glutamine synthetase; translation: MSERLSPLPMTTIVTTDLIGITRGRSFPTDELEHYQAAGCGWVPANSALTPQDIIASTNPWGAYGDLRLIPDLASRVTVGNGPDAAAPALDFIHGDIRETDGRPWGACPRTLLSDEIERYRDQLGLQVNAAFEHEFNLHAGFAEHLAFSLESQRQGAEFGGWLLSALRAGGVEPEMFLPEYGKHQYEITCRPTLGVAAADRAVNVREITREIARQMGLDLSFAPKTAANAVCNGVHLHVSLLDLAGQPMLYDAGTSNGLSTLGQHWAAGVLHYLPALCAFTAPTPVSYERLQPHHWSASYACLGQQNREAALRICPTVSLGNKPVAKQYNLEFRAMDATASPHLAMAALLIAGRLGIEQRLALNAITDEIPDALNDEQREARGIVALPASLAQALDCLRRSEALMAALPAPLLDTYFALKTEELALTEQLSPADLCEHYARLY
- a CDS encoding isochorismatase family cysteine hydrolase, whose protein sequence is MFSLPHRSPRDLPFVTDHTALLLVDMQRAWLEPQFDPHLEGPDAAYFLNRTRSQVVPNQVRLLNAFRDARQNVLHTLIESLTADGRDRSLDHKLSDMHLPKGSPQAQVIAELTPAENEIVLPKTSSGVFNSTNIDYVLRNLETRHLIIAGIVTDQCVDMAVRDAADRGYLVTLVADACATYTEARHDACLNAIKGYCWITDTDTVLGRLREMQP
- a CDS encoding MurR/RpiR family transcriptional regulator, with product MPPLRDLITDPGLDLTPSERKVVRALLDQYPRNGLGPMARLAEHAGVSDPTIVRLVKKLGFGGYAEFQDALLSDMDHRLRSPRTLLQPRSNLNQDDAWSHYLAHSHNLLAETQALTQPEDVRILAQWLLDTRHQVYCFGGRFSSLMATYLLNHLRLLRPGCFALEDNAQLPDRLFDLQRQDVVLVFDYRRYQTQALRVATAAKNNNARVVLFTDIYASPLRELADMIISAPVESASPFDTMVPALAQVEALIACLTLRSPDLADRLEGIDALRNDFDTHLLEDK
- a CDS encoding histidine phosphatase family protein; this encodes MQATRLTLICHARTVSQKLARFPTNEAVEESAVASDSLAARFGLPRRLICGPELRTRQTAQWFGDDAQVDEALRDCDWGRWQGQAIKDLQRNEPEALQAWLEDPAAAPHGGESVAQLGERVAAWLATLQTTPGHVVAVTHPFIIRAALMQVMQGQAFHSIDVEPLAVVELSFFGRWRLRLPGIDLEGIRT
- the cobF gene encoding precorrin-6A synthase (deacetylating), whose amino-acid sequence is MKRLLVIGIGAGNPDYITMQAVKALNQVDVFFLMDKGQSKDKLIDLRREICERYITDRTYRFAEAHSPERERGDVDYNASVDDLNRAKQQTFERLINDELADGQCGGFLVWGDPALYDSTIRILQAILASGRCAFEFDVIPGITSVQALAAQHKVPLNTIGHSIEITTGRRLGAGQVSDTDSLVVMLDAEDSYHRVANQETEIYWGAYLGTPDEILISGKLSDVADEIERVRKAARAEHGWIMDTYLLRKP
- the ftrA gene encoding transcriptional regulator FtrA — its product is MPDSPGLVAILAYDGLCTFEFGIAVEIFGLARPEFEFPWYEHCIAAVDQGPMRAMGGIQVLADGGLELLAQARTIIIPGWRDRSAPVPEALLEALRDAHSRGARLLSICSGVFVLAASGLLDGHGATTHWRYTSELAERFPAIDVDPDVLYVDSGQLITSAGSAAGIDACLHLVARDFGTQVANSVARRLVMSPQRTGGQAQFIPTPVSPTPRSDLSRVMQWARERLHEPLEVRDLASEAAMSERTFLRKFTEASGQSPKAWLQHERLARARELLESTPQNTEQIAQRCGYRSVESFRVAFRSVVGLPPSVYRERFGREVKACATDKCP
- a CDS encoding rhodanese-like domain-containing protein, producing MPSLVREIPAAPSAIALMHFSNRLTFETDCSDVFNSQEAGEVDFVLVDVRGPLAFERGHVPGAINIPGRLLTAEGLADYSKNTLFVVYCAGPHCNGANKAAVKLAALGYPVKEMIGGVTGWLDEGFELSVAASQAATHPIACDC
- a CDS encoding ABC transporter substrate-binding protein; the protein is MKKLVMFGALALSMLSLTAVAEDAKPIRIGIEAGYPPFSMKTPDGKLAGFDVDIGDALCEQMKVKCTWVEQEFDGLIPALKVKKIDAILSSMTITDDRKKNVDFTIKYYHTPARFVMKAGSGVKDPLVELKGKKVGVLRASTHDRYATEVLVPAGIELVRYGSQQEANLDMVSGRIDAMLADSVNLSDGFLKTDAGKGFEFVGPTYEDAKYFGGGAGIAVRKGDTELAEKFNTAINEIRANGKYKQVQDKYFDFDVYGH
- a CDS encoding succinylglutamate desuccinylase/aspartoacylase family protein; this translates as MQRIDYVLPWSHLGSERSLSVFRYGAGPRKVYIQASLHADELPGMRTAWELKKRLAELESNGQLQGVIELVPVANPIGLDQHLQGSHMGRFELASGKNFNRAFVELSTPVAARIGDQLGSNAEANIALIRQTMGLVLDELPAPASQLEALHRLLLRHACEADITLDLHCDFDAAIHIYALPQHWPQWQSLAARLKAGVALLCEDSGGSSFDESCSTPWLRLARLFPAAAIPPANLATTLELGSMGDTRVDQAQANCEAILGFLAEQGFISGEWPKAPDECCEGMPFEGTEYLFAPHHGVVSFLREAGEWVERGDALFEVVDPLQDRVTTVRAGTSGVLFAIDRGRYTQPGIWQAKVAGREPIRAGKLIND
- a CDS encoding alpha/beta hydrolase, yielding MLKVFALLTLLASSAVHAQTSLQTDLPLNYLAQVHPDAEQRPLVVFLHGYGSNEADLIGMKFQLPKQYNYLSVQAPMALGEGRFQWFRKKGDGAYNGETDDLKDASQKLRAFIAAAAQKYHAQPDKVYLIGFSQGAMMTYEVGLRQPAAVGGIAALSGRVLPVLKGELKSAQQHPPLAIFIGHGTADDRVPYSGATAAKDLLEKLEYKPQFHAYPGVGHSISAAELRDLNDWLQQLNP